A single region of the Brachypodium distachyon strain Bd21 chromosome 3, Brachypodium_distachyon_v3.0, whole genome shotgun sequence genome encodes:
- the LOC100824085 gene encoding uncharacterized protein LOC100824085 produces the protein MVNLIEAQKPLLTGMMRLAGLRPIDIELEPGTTMHVWAPKHHAGKQKGATTISPDLDPATATKNKQPSSSSRRRRRRNRPGDSKPNVVLIHGFAAEGCVTFQFNFGVLVSRYNVYIPDLLFFGKSSATDSADRSPEFQARCVAAALARLGVSRCDVVGFSYGGMVAFKLAESRPDLVRSLAVSGSVVAMTDAVNAETMARLGTGSAADLLMPDTLQGLKALFSVSMYRKMWFPDRMYKDYLKAMFTNRKERLELLQGLLTSNMDAKIPTFQQKIMLIWGEEDKLFDIGLARKMKEQLGENCFLQGIPKAGHLLHLERPCAYNRQLGRFLRFVNSQEDHHQAVFSNASEGSNPVNRSGSPSTR, from the exons ATGGTGAACCTGATCGAGGCGCAGAAGCCGCTGCTGACGGGGATGATGCGGCTAGCCGGGCTCCGGCCCATCGACATCGAGCTCGAGCCGGGCACCACCATGCACGTCTGGGCACCCAAGCACCACGCCGGCAAGCAGAAAGGCGCCACCACCATAAGCCCTGATCTCGaccccgccaccgccaccaagAACAAGCAGCCATCAtcatccagccgccgccgccgtcgccggaaccggCCCGGAGACTCGAAGCCCAACGTGGTCCTGATCCACGGCTTCGCGGCGGAGGGCTGCGTGACGTTCCAGTTCAACTTCGGGGTGCTCGTGTCCCGCTACAACGTGTACATCCCGGACCTGCTCTTCTTCGGGAAATCCTCCGCGACGGACAGCGCCGACCGGTCCCCGGAGTTCCAGGCCCGGTGCGTGGCCGCGGCGCTGGCCAGGCTCGGCGTGTCCAGGTGCGACGTCGTCGGGTTCAGCTACGGCGGCATGGTGGCGTTCAAGCTGGCCGAGTCACGGCCCGACCTGGTGAGGTCGCTCGCCGTGTCCGGGTCAGTGGTCGCCATGACGGATGCCGTGAACGCCGAGACCATGGCGAGGCTCGGGACCGGGTCGGCGGCTGACCTGCTCATGCCGGACACGCTCCAGGGGCTCAAGGCGCTCTTCTCTGTCTCCATGTACCGGAAGATGTGGTTCCCGGATAGGATGTACAAGGACTACCTCAAG GCAATGTTCACCAATAGGAAGGAGAGGCTGGAGCTCCTGCAAGGACTACTAACCAGTAACATGGATGCCAAGATCCCTACGTTCCAACAG AAAATAATGCTTATCTGGGGCGAGGAGGACAAGCTTTTCGACATAGGGCTCGCCAGGAAGATGAAAGA GCAGCTGGGCGAGAACTGCTTCCTGCAGGGCATCCCGAAGGCCGGCCATCTGCTGCACCTGGAGCGGCCGTGCGCCTACAACCGCCAGCTCGGGAGGTTCCTCCGCTTCGTCAACTCCCAGGAAGACCACCACCAAGCCGTTTTCTCCAACGCAAGCGAAGGGTCCAACCCAGTTAACCGGTCCGGTTCTCCAAGCACGCGCTGA
- the LOC100824394 gene encoding monodehydroascorbate reductase 1, peroxisomal, whose protein sequence is MGRAFAYVILGGGVAAGYAALELVRHRNGVSPGELCIISDEAVAPYERPALSKGYLLPRGAARLPAFHTCVGANDELLTEQWYKEHGIELVLATRVISADLRRKTLLTDTGETISYKTLIVATGARALKLEEFGVGGSHAANVCYLRNLEDADKMVGVMRSCHGGSAVVIGGGYIGMECAAALVAHEIKVTMVFPGKHCMDRLFTPKIAEFYEKYYTAKGVAFIKGTAVTSLEVSDGKVTEAILRDGRRLPCDMVVVGIGARANTGLFDGQLATEKRGGIKVDARMRASDAAVYAVGDVAAFPVALFGGDLRRFEHVDCARRTARRAASAILQDPAASNGDNAKEEGFDYLPFFYSRVFALSWQFYGDNAAGDAVIHFGDFSPGPAAPRFGACWVGAGGRVGGVFLEGGTREQSESAASAVRRGATVAELAGELERRGLTFAVDPEGRLRRDCIAAGGYAWHATVGVAAAVSIAAFVYWYGWKAPYVLKRDF, encoded by the exons ATGGGCCGAGCGTTCGCGTACGTGAtcctgggcggcggcgtggccgcGGGCTACGCGGCGCTCGAGCTCGTCCGCCACCGCAACGGCGTCTCCCCCGGCGAGCTCTGCATCATCTCCGACGAGGCC GTCGCTCCTTATGAACGCCCTGCACTAAGCAAAGGCTATCTGCTCCCACGAG GCGCTGCTCGTCTTCCAGCGTTTCATACCTGCGTTGGTGCCAACGATGAGTTGCTCACAGAACAATGGTACAAAGAACACG GTATCGAACTTGTTCTTGCGACAAGGGTGATTTCTGCTGATTTGCGGCGCAAGACGCTGCTCACTGATACTGGAGAAACTATCAGCTACAAAACACTCATCGTCGCGACAGGTGCTCGG GCCTTGAAACTGGAGGAATTTGGAGTCGGCGGTTCGCATGCCGCAAACGTCTGCTATCTGCGCAATCTCGAGGATGCCGATAAAATGGTGGGTGTGATGAGATCATGCCATGGTGGAAGTGCTGTTGTGATCGGTGGTGGGTACATAGGAATGGAGTGCGCGGCGGCTTTGGTTGCCCATGAGATCAAGGTCACCATGGTTTTCCCCGGAAAACACTGCA TGGATCGTCTGTTTACACCGAAAATCGCTGAATTTTATGAGAAGTACTACACCGCGAAAGGGGTTGCTTTCATCAAAGGAACTGCGGTTACATCCTTGGAGGTCTCAGATGGGAAG GTGACAGAAGCGATTCTGCGAGACGGCAGGCGCCTTCCCTGCGACATGGTGGTGGTCGGCATCGGCGCCCGCGCCAACACGGGCCTCTTCGACGGGCAGCTGGCCACGGAGAAGCGCGGCGGGATCAAGGTGGACGCGCGGATGCGGGCCAGCGACGCCGCCGTGTACGCCGTGGGCGACGTGGCCGCGTTCCCCGTCGCGCTCTTCGGCGGCGACCTCCGCCGGTTCGAGCACGTCGACTGCGCGCGCCGgaccgcccgccgcgccgcctctgcTATTCTGCAGGATCCCGCCGCCTCCAATGGGGATAACGCCAAGGAGGAGGGGTTCGACTACCTGCCCTTCTTCTATTCAAGGGTGTTCGCGCTCTCGTGGCAGTTCTACGGCGACAACGCAGCCGGAGACGCCGTGATCCACTTCGGGGACTTCTCGCCGGGCCCCGCCGCGCCCAGGTTCGGCGCGTGCTGGGTGGGCGCCGGAGGCCGGGTCGGCGGCGTGTTCCTCGAAGGCGGGACCCGGGAGCAGAGCGagtcggcggcgagcgcggtcCGGCGCGGGGCCACCGTCGCGGAGCTGGCGGGCGAGCTCGAGAGGCGCGGGCTCACTTTTGCCGTTGACCCGGAGGGGCGGCTGCGTCGTGATTGCATTGCTGCCGGTGGGTACGCGTGGCACGCGACGGTGGGCGTCGCCGCGGCGGTGTCCATCGCGGCGTTCGTGTACTGGTACGGCTGGAAGGCGCCCTACGTGCTCAAACGAGACTTCTGA
- the LOC100823473 gene encoding chromatin modification-related protein MEAF6, translating into MDSGGGGGGAHKAASGSAPSAAVPAPNPTAMLSALMSKRAKLQEEVRSIERQVYDMETTYLQESNQFGSVLKGFESFLSSSKNTANLKRSRKFQADERLFSLSSVTSPAVEEHLAGRDDGREYGSGRSKGASTPANGQGKPKKGGRPGGRDGKRIRPSNDPDLDDEDDY; encoded by the exons ATGGACTCagggggcggaggagggggagcgCACAAGGCTGCGTCGGGCTCCGCGCCctcggcggcggtgccggctcCAAACCCCACGGCAATGCTCTCAGCCCTGATGAGTAAGCGCGCAAAGCTCCAGGAGGAGGTCCGTTCCATCGAGCGGCAG GTTTATGATATGGAGACCACATACCTACAAGAGTCTAATCAATTTGGAAGCGTGCTGAAAGGTTTTGAATCATTTTTGTCATCGTCAAAAAACACTGCTAA CCTCAAGCGGTCCAGAAAATTTCAGGCTGATGAGAGGCTATTCTCTCTGTCGTCAGTTACCTCTCCAGCG GTCGAGGAACATCTGGCTGGACGAGATG ATGGAAGAGAATATGGATCTGGTCGTTCAAAGGGCGCAAGCACTCCTGCTAATGGCCA AGGGAAACCAAAGAAGGGAGGGCGTCCTGGAGGGAGAGATGGCAAGAGAATACGGCCATCGAATGATCCAGACCTGGATGACGAAGATGACTACTAA
- the LOC100824698 gene encoding monodehydroascorbate reductase 2, peroxisomal codes for MGRAFVYVVLGGGVAAGYAALEFARRGGYSRGELCIISEEAVAPYERPALSKGYLLPEDPARLPGFHTCVGANDELLTTKWYKEQGIELVLGTKVISADVRRKTLLTATGETISYKTLIIATGARALKLEEFGISGSDATNICYLRSLDDADKLVNAMSSCSGGNAVVIGGGYIGMECAAALVTNKIKVTMVFPENHCMARLFTQKIAEYYESYYTSKGVTFTKGTVLTSFEKEDPTGKVTAVVLKDGKHLPADMVVVGIGIRANTSLFEGQLLMEKGGIKVNGQMQTSDSSVYAVGDVAAFPIKLFDGDTRRLEHVDSARRTARHAVAAILEPSKTRDVDYLPFFYSRVFTLSWQFYGDNVGEVVHYGDFASSSPSFGAYWISKGRITGAFLEGGSREEYEALSVVVRRKAKVSSMSELEKQGLSFAIQESKKDLPDSGVTLGEKPTFVWYATAGVVAAVSISAFGYWYGRKRRRW; via the exons ATGGGGCGCGCGTTCGTGTACGTCGtcctgggcggcggcgtggccgcGGGCTACGCGGCGCTCGAGTtcgcccgccgcggcggctACTCCCGCGGCGAGCTCTGCATCATCTCCGAAGAGGCC GTTGCTCCTTACGAACGTCCTGCATTAAGCAAAGGCTATTTACTCCCAGAAG ATCCCGCTCGTCTTCCAGGATTTCATACTTGTGTTGGTGCTAATGATGAGTTACTGACGACAAAATGGTACAAGGAACAAG GTATTGAACTTGTTCTGGGAACAAAAGTGATATCTGCTGATGTGAGACGGAAGACATTGCTTACAGCCACTGGAGAAACTATCAGCTATAAGACACTTATAATTGCAACTGGTGCTCGG GCTTTGAAACTGGAAGAGTTTGGAATAAGCGGTTCAGATGCCACAAACATATGTTATTTACGCAGTCTCGACGATGCAGATAAGTTGGTGAATGCAATGAGCTCATGTTCAGGTGGAAATGCTGTTGTCATTGGTGGTGGCTACATAGGAATGGAATGTGCAGCAGCATTGGTTACTAATAAGATAAAAGTAACCATGGTCTTCCCTGAAAACCACTGCA tgGCTCGGCTATTTACACAAAAAATTGCGGAATATTATGAAAGCTACTACACTTCGAAAGGAGTTACTTTTACCAAAGGAACTGTTCTTACATCCTTTGAAAAAGAAGACCCAACGGGGAAG GTGACTGCAGTAGTCCTAAAAGATGGCAAACACCTTCCTGCTGATATGGTAGTGGTTGGTATTGGGATCCGTGCAAATACAAGTCTTTTTGAAGGTCAGCTGTTGATGGAGAAAGGTGGCATAAAGGTAAATGGGCAAATGCAAACTAGCGACAGCTCTGTGTATGCCGTTGGTGATGTTGCCGCATTCCCTATCAAGCTTTTTGATGGTGATACCCGACGGCTTGAGCATGTTGACTCAGCTCGTAGAACTGCTAGGCACGCTGTTGCAGCCATCTTGGAGCCTTCAAAAACTAGGGACGTTGATTACCTGCCATTCTTCTACTCCAGAGTCTTCACATTGTCCTGGCAGTTCTACGGGGATAATGTTGGAGAAGTAGTCCACTACGGCGACTTTGCAAGCAGCAGCCCAAGTTTTGGTGCATATTGGATCAGTAAAGGCCGAATCACGGGCGCATTTCTCGAAGGTGGAAGCCGAGAAGAGTATGAGGCGTTGTCGGTGGTTGTTCGGCGTAAAGCAAAGGTCTCAAGCATGTCTGAACTTGAAAAGCAAGGTCTGTCGTTTGCCATTCAGGAAAGCAAGAAAGATTTGCCTGACAGTGGGGTCACCCTTGGTGAAAAGCCTACCTTTGTATGGTATGCAACGGCAGGTGTTGTTGCAGCTGTATCGATTTCTGCATTTGGTTATTGGTATGGCCGGAAGCGCCGGAGATGGTGA
- the LOC100838704 gene encoding zinc-finger homeodomain protein 7 — protein sequence MEYKRSSHVEEDDDMEEEDEMEEDDDEEEEEEEDEEEEMKGRHHHHHQHHYAAAAPAATGGAPPPHQHAHGHVLVSSAAASSPSSLLESAAFSRPLLPPNSSLISSPPGFLSPHDHHHHQQQQQPHRRRGERERERTVESTGEQQRQRQQEPARNGVLGGGSGGPMPPPAAPAALALVTGGSAAAAGEPLPWRYRECLRNHAARLGAHVLDGCGEFMPSSAPGEGSAAAAALACAACGCHRSFHRREPVVAAASPSPSPASAVVSPSATPRAGAGAGANPNSRLIPLLLAPPHMQQQKRPPVVVPGSSPMSAPAALAVAESSSEELPRPPPQQQHPPHAQAAAMAGSASAPAAPGKKRFRTKFTPEQKDRMLEFAHRVGWRIHKPDGGAVDAFCDQVGVSRRVLKVWMHNNKHLAKTSPSPSQPLPPLHHDPPPAPHHHHHHPAQHHQQHDA from the coding sequence ATGGAGTACAAGAGATCGTCGCAtgtggaggaggacgacgatatggaggaggaggacgagatggaggaggatgatgatgaagaggaggaggaagaagaagatgaggaggaggagatgaaaggccgccatcatcatcaccatcagCATCACTACGCAGCGGCAGCACCGGCGGCCAcgggcggcgcgccgccgccgcaccagcACGCCCATGGCCATGTGCTTGTCtcgtctgctgctgcttcctctCCATCCTCGTTGCTGGAGTCCGCGGCTTTCTCCAGgcccctcctgcctcccaacTCCTCCCTCATCTCCTCGCCGCCCGGCTTCCTCTCGCCTCatgaccaccaccaccatcagcagcagcagcagcctcatcggagaaggggagagagggagagggagagaacgGTGGAGTCAACTGGGGAGCAGcaacggcagcggcagcaagaACCGGCCAGAAATGGCGTTCTGGGCGGTGGAAGTGGCGGCCCCATGCCGCCCCCGGCAGCGCCTGCCGCGCTCGCCCTCGTGACCGGCGGCAGCGCAGCCGCGGCGGGGGAGCCGTTGCCGTGGAGGTACAGGGAGTGCCTGCGGAACCACGCGGCGCGGCTGGGCGCGCACGTGCTCGACGGCTGCGGCGAGTTCATGCCGTCATCGGCCCCCGGCGAAGGGtccgccgcggcagcggcgctggccTGCGCCGCGTGCGGGTGCCACCGCAGCTTCCACCGCCGCGagccggtggtggcggcggcctcgccgtcgccctccCCCGCCTCTGCCGTGGTGTCCCCCTCGGCTaccccccgcgccggcgccggcgccggcgccaacCCCAACTCCCGGCTCATCCCGCTGCTCCTGGCCCCGCCGCacatgcagcagcagaagcgCCCGCCCGTCGTCGTCCCGGGGTCGTCCCCGatgtccgcccccgccgcgctGGCCGTGGCCGAGTCCTCGAGCGAGGAGCTGccgcgaccgccgccgcagcagcagcatccgcCCCacgcgcaggcggcggccatggcggggtcggcctcggcgccggcggcgccggggaagaagcggTTCCGGACCAAGTTCACGCCGGAGCAGAAGGACCGCATGCTGGAGTTCGCGCACCGCGTCGGGTGGCGCATCCACAAgcccgacggcggcgccgtcgacgCCTTCTGCGACCAGGTCGGCGTCTCCCGCCGGGTGCTCAAGGTGTGGATGCACAACAACAAGCACCTCGCCAAGAcctcgccctcgccctcgCAGCCACTGCCCCCACTCCACCATGaccctcctcctgctcctcaccaccaccatcaccaccCAGCAcagcaccaccagcagcatGACGCGTGA
- the LOC100839009 gene encoding putative pentatricopeptide repeat-containing protein At3g01580, whose protein sequence is MRGWQPLQKLLEAAADSSTPVAAARLHAHLLRSGHLHSSHHLTSHVLASYPTGLARHLFDEIPVPTPRLANALLRAHVRARQWCDALLLIPCLRVRPDAFTLSLLLKACAMLPALAHGRALHALAIRSCTAYTDAFVAAALVHMYAKCRGMVGSINAYNAFSEPDMVLRTSMVTGYEQNRMAAEALEFFSRHVVGQGFMPSPVTLVSVISAAAQLKDVLNGQACHAFVIRNNFEYDLVLVNAILGFYMRIGAVQAARRLFEGMTEKDVVTWSCMVTGYVQSGDICEALTAYKKMVEAGIKPNAVTVVSVVQACSLAPDIEEGRRVHDIAVKIGCELEMTVATALVDMYMKCSCHEEAMQLFCRMSKKDAVAWAVVISGFTQNGLPDESMRVFKCMLFGGPFPDAVTMVKVLAACSESGVMRQAFCLHGYLVITGFCDKIFVAAALVDLYSKCGNLGCAVRVFESAMEKDVVLWSSMISGYGVHGLGQQAVELFQMMVASSVKPNSLTFVSVLSACSHSGLVQEGKRIFESMTQVYGVVPNAVHHSAMVDLLGRAGELQEAAKLLHGNGRADAHTWCALLAACRAHHDTEMSEVVAAKLLKLDPDHAGYYNLLNNIYTFDENWSSAKENRNIIRDRGLNKVPGCSAVELNNVMHTFTAGERPHKDWEKISRLLREFSRTLKGGDCFFQLDNHLVFEDF, encoded by the coding sequence ATGCGAGGTTGGCAACCGCTCCAGAAGCTTCTAGAAGCCGCCGCGGACTCCTCTAccccggtcgccgccgcccgcctccacgcccaCCTCCTTCGCTCGGGCCACCTCCACTCTTCCCACCACCTCACATCCCACGTTCTCGCGTCCTACCCTACCGGCCTCGCTCGCCACCTGTTCGACGAAATCCCCGTCCCGACCCCGCGCCTTGCCAATGCACTCCTCCGCGCCCATGTCCGAGCGCGCCAGTGGTGCGAcgcgctcctcctcatccCGTGCCTCCGCGTCCGACCGGACGCCTTCACGCTGTCCCTCCTGCTCAAGGCCTGCGCCATGCTCCCCGCCCTCGCCCATGGCCGCGCCCTGCATGCGCTCGCCATTCGTTCCTGCACTGCGTACACTGATGCCTTTGTGGCCGCCGCGCTTGTGCATATGTACGCGAAATGCAGGGGCATGGTCGGTTCGATCAACGCCTACAATGCGTTTAGCGAACCGGACATGGTTCTCCGGACTTCCATGGTGACGGGGTACGAGCAGAACAGaatggcggcggaggcactGGAGTTCTTCTCAAGGCATGTGGTCGGCCAAGGTTTCATGCCGAGTCCAGTTACTCTTGTGAGTGTGatctcagcagcagcacagtTGAAGGATGTCCTAAACGGGCAGGCCTGCCATGCATTTGTTATCAGGAACAACTTTGAGTATGACTTGGTTTTGGTGAATGCTATTCTTGGATTTTACATGAGAATTGGAGCAGTACAAGCTGCAAGGAGGTTGTTCGAGGGAATGACTGAGAAAGACGTTGTCACATGGAGCTGTATGGTCACAGGATATGTACAATCTGGAGATATCTGTGAAGCATTGACTGCATACAAGAAGATGGTTGAGGCAGGAATTAAGCCCAATGCAGTGACCGTTGTGAGTGTTGTGCAGGCTTGTTCGCTTGCTCCAGATATtgaagaaggtaggagggTGCATGACATCGCTGTTAAGATAGGGTGTGAACTTGAGATGACAGTTGCAACTGCACTAGTTGATATGTACATGAAGTGCTCATGTCATGAGGAGGCAATGCAGTTATTCTGTCGGATGTCAAAGAAAGATGCAGTGGCTTGGGCAGTGGTCATTAGTGGTTTTACCCAAAATGGTCTCCCTGATGAGTCGATGCGAGTGTTCAAATGCATGTTGTTTGGTGGTCCTTTCCCTGACGCTGTCACTATGGTGAAGGTACTTGCTGCATGCTCGGAATCTGGTGTTATGCGCCAAGCCTTTTGTCTTCATGGATATTTGGTTATCACCGGCTTCTGTGATAAGATATTTGTGGCAGCTGCACTCGTGGATTTGTATTCAAAATGTGGAAACTTGGGTTGCGCTGTCAGGGTATTTGAAAGTGCCATGGAAAAGGACGTTGTGCTATGGAGCTCGATGATCTCAGGTTATGGAGTCCATGGACTCGGGCAGCAAGCTGTCGAATTATTCCAGATGATGGTTGCCTCTTCAGTTAAACCTAATAGCCTGACATTTGTTTCAGTGTTATCGGCATGCAGCCACTCTGGACTTGTGCAGGAAGGAAAGCGCATCTTTGAAAGCATGACCCAAGTTTATGGAGTTGTGCCAAATGCAGTGCATCATAGTGCCATGGTTGATCTCCTTGGCCGAGCTGGCGAATTGCAAGAGGCAGCGAAGCTCCTTCATGGAAATGGGAGAGCTGATGCTCATACTTGGTGTGCCTTGCTTGCTGCCTGCAGAGCACATCATGACACAGAGATGAGTGAAGTGGTAGCTGCCAAACTGCTCAAGCTGGATCCTGACCATGCTGGCTACTATAATCTCTTGAACAATATATACACGTTTGATGAAAATTGGAGCAGTGCAAAAGAGAATAGGAACATTATCAGAGATAGAGGTTTGAATAAAGTACCTGGTTGCAGTGCAGTAGAGCTCAATAATGTAATGCATACATTCACTGCTGGGGAGAGGCCACACAAGGATTGGGAGAAGATTTCTAGATTGCTCAGGGAGTTTTCACGAACATTGAAAGGCGGGGATTGTTTCTTTCAGTTGGACAATCACTTGGTATTTGAAGATTTCTGA
- the LOC100823773 gene encoding ATPase family AAA domain-containing protein 3C, translating into MRRLLSPAKAAATVAVVAAAAAAASRGDVVYADGVFPFRRQSAAPPPPPPAASAPEPAPAVASSRSNGFDPEELERGARALREINRSSYAKQLFELMRKQEEARLAELAAEKVQYANYQKLKDIERRQKIGEEYRDNLKQQSQVEAQRLRYEDELTRNRMQAEREVQRRQDAELVRMQEITAMRREEARRATEQKILEQTLQSYKDNAENQRETDKVNAISEAKARAHEAELTEDYNRKMLLTRMDGEKEKWLAAINTTFSHIEGGCRMLLTDRRKLVMCIGGVTALAAGVYTTREGARVTWGYINRILGQPSLIRESSMRKFPLSGLKALKPSSASLSGGAGFENVVLHPSLKRRIEHLARATANTKSHDAPFRNMLFYGHPGTGKTLVAREIARKSGLDYAMMTGGDVAPLGSEAVTKIHEIFDWAKKSRKGMLLFIDEADAFLCERNSTHMSEAQRSALNALLFRTGDQSRDIVLVLATNRPGDLDAAITDRIDEVIEFPLPGEEERFQLLKLYLNRYMIKEDGKRSPWSLLLNKQPQKIHVRDITDDLLKDAARKINGFSGREIAKLMASVQAAVYGRPDCILDPQLFNEVVEYKVAEHHQRIKLSSEATA; encoded by the exons ATGCGCCGCCTACTCTCGCCGGCGAAGGCGGCCGCCACTGTAGCCGTCGtggctgcagcggcggcggcggcgtcgcgtGGGGACGTCGTCTACGCGGACGGCGTCTTCCCCTTCCGCCGCCAgtccgccgctcctcctcctcctcctcctgccgcctccgccccggaGCCCGCCCCGGCTGTCGCGTCGTCACGCTCCAACGGGTTCGACCCTGAAGAACTGGAGCGCGGGGCCCGCGCTCTGCGGGAGATCAATCGCTCCTCGTACGCCAAGCAG CTGTTCGAGCTAATGCGGAAGCAGGAGGAGGCTCGCCTGGCGGAGCTGGCGGCAGAGAAGGTCCAGTACGCTAACTACCAGAAACTCAAGGACATC GAGAGGAGACAGAAAATAGGCGAAGAATATAGAGACAATTTGAAACAACAATCACAAGTTGAAGCGCAAAGGTTACGCTATGAGGATGAATTAACTAGGAATAGAATGCAG GCAGAGCGCGAAGTTCAAAGGCGACAGGATGCTGAACTTGTGAGGATGCAAGAGATTACTGCCatgagaagagaggaagctaGGCGTGCCACAGAACAGAAGATTTTAGAACAAACGCTACAAAGCTATAAAGACAATGCTGAAAACCAGCGGGAGACAGATAAAGTAAACGCTATTTCGGAAGCTAAAGCTCGCGCTCATGAAGCAGAGCTGACAGAAGATTACAACAGGAAAATGCTTTTGACACGCATGGATGGCGAAAAAGAAAAGTGGCTTGCTGCAATAAATACAACTTTCTCGCATATAGAAG GTGGGTGTAGAATGCTATTGACTGATAGGCGTAAACTAGTAATGTGTATTGGTGGAGTTACTGCACTGGCTGCCGGAGTTTATACTACTAG GGAAGGAGCCAGGGTTACATGGGGTTACATTAATAGAATCTTGGGTCAGCCTTCACTGATTCGTGAATCATCAATGCGAAAGTTTCCTTTGTCTGGACTTAAGGCTCTTAAACCTAGCTCAGCATCTCTGTCGGGAGGGGCAGGCTTTGAGAATGTTGTTCTTCACCCTTCACTCAAACGGAGGATTGAACATCTTGCACGAGCAACTGCAAATACAAAATCTCATGATGCACCATTCCGCAATATGTTGTTCTATGGACATCCTGGAACTGGCAAAACTTTAGTAGCTAGGGAGATTGCTCGCAAATCT GGCCTTGATTATGCGATGATGACCGGAGGAGATGTTGCACCCTTAGGATCAGAAGCTGTTACCAAGATCCATGAAATCTTTGATTGGGCTAAGAAGTCCCGAAAAGGCATGCTCCTTTTCATTGATGAGGCTGATGCATTCTTATGCGA GCGTAACAGTACCCATATGAGTGAAGCTCAGCGGAGTGCTCTCAATGCATTGCTGTTTCGAACCGGTGACCAATCAAGGGATATTGTACTTGTCCTAGCAACAAACCGACCTGGTGATCTTGATGCTGCAATCACTGACCGGATTGACGAAGTTATCGAGTTCCCCCTACCTGGGGAAGAGGAACGGTTTCAGCTGCTCAAGTTATACTTGAACAGATATATGATTAAGGAAGATGGCAAGCGTTCTCCTTGGAGTTTACTGCTGAACAAGCAGCCGCAGAAGATACATGTAAGGGACATAACTGATGATCTACTCAAGGATGCTGCACGAAAAATCAATGGCTTCTCCGGCAGAGAGATTGCTAAGCTGATGGCCAGTGTGCAGGCTGCTGTCTACGGCCGTCCTGACTGTATATTGGATCCCCAGTTGTTTAATGAGGTAGTTGAATACAAGGTTGCTGAGCATCACCAACGCATCAAGCTTTCTTCTGAGGCTACAGCTTGA